AGAATGTAACATTAAGCTTTTTTTGAGCCCTTTATGAACCGATTAAGCTTAATGCCCCCTTCGCCTCTTTATTACCCTATTTATTACCCCATTTAAAAGTTTATTACCCCATTAAACTTTTTTCCATTTTGCGCTCTTGCCCTTACCAAGACATTTAATCTTTTTCATATTGAGGCCGCCACCCCAAAGCGCCACTCTTCTTAAAAATCGAAATTTTAACCTCTTTATTAATAGTTAATTACGACCACCTATCCTGGCACCTCGGGGAACGGCCCTCGTTTTTACGCCGGGGATTTTTGGCGTTCCGGCGGAACCACACCCCGTACTAAAGGCCACTCCGCAAGGAGAAAATTTGCAGGCCGGAGTGTTTTTTGCCGACAGTAAGAATTCCGCTTTCTGGACTCTGCGGTCAGGCCGCAGAATGACATTGGGAAGGCCGGGAAATGACACCTTGGAAGCCGGGGAATGACATTTTGGGAGATGGGACTTTTTGTTTTTCCTATACGCTAACCCCAACAACTAATACTTCCTTTAGGAAGCTCGCTTGCGTAGCCGTTTTTACTTCTTTTGGAGTATATCCTTTTGCTTCAATAGGTTTCATTATCCTTGCTGCCGCTATACCTAAAAGCTCAATTCGTTTTCTCAGCTTCATTCTTTCAAAATCGTTAGATACAATAACCAAGTCAATATCGCTATCTTTTTGTTGAGTTCCTCTTGCAAAAGAACCATAGAGAATTACGCGCTTAACATTGATCCCCAGTTTCTGCAATGCTTTTTTATATTCTTTTATTATTTCCTTAGTCTGGTATCCTGTTTTATGCACTTTATTACCTCCAACGTCTTATCTAAATACTCCTTTTCTCGTATTGCGTCGTGCGTTAGAGCGTAAAATTCTCTTTTTCTTTTATCTTCGCATTACGCATTACGCATTACGCACGATGCACGACAACCAGTTACCAATCACCAGTTATTTAAACAAGCTATAGCGAATTATAAATGAGGCAAAAACCAGCGAAACCATGCTCATCAGTTTTATTAAAATATTAAGCGACGGACCGGCAGTATCCTTGAATGGATCGCCTACTGTATCGCCGACAACAACTGCCTTATGGGCCGGTGAGCCTTTGCCGCCATATGAACCTTCCTCGATAAACTTTTTCGCATTATCCCAGGCGCCGCCGCTATTGGCCATCATTATCGCCAGGACAAAACCTGAAACCAAGGCGCCGATCAACAAAGCTGCCTGAGCTTCAACCCCGATCAATAACCCTATTGAAATAGGGGCAATTATGGCCATCAATGCCGGAAGTATCATTTCCTTTTGAGCAGCCCGGGTAGATATATCTACACAACTGGCATAATCAGGATCTGCTTTTCCTTCCATCAATCCTTTTATTTGTTTAAACTGCCGGCGGACTTCCATCACTATTTTCCCGGCAGCTCTTCCAACAGCCTTCAGCAGCATAGAACAAAATAAAAACGGCAGCATTCCGCCAATAAGCAACCCGGTTATCACATGAGGATTCATCAGGCTCAAATTAAGCGACTTGCCGAGCAAACCTACCTGATCCCGATAAGCCGCGATTAAAGCCAGAGCAGTAAGCGCAGCTGAACCAATAGCAAAACCCTTGCCAGTGGCAGCTGTGGTATTACCAAGGCTGTCTAAGGCATCGGTTCTTTCCCTTATTTCAGGAGGCTGGTTAGTCATTTGGGCATTACCGCCGGCATTATCAGCTACCGGGCCGTAAGCATCTGAGGCCAGAGTTATTCCCAGCGTACTGAGCATTCCCACGGCTGAAATACCTACTCCGTAAAGTCCAAGATTAAAATTCTGTGTTCCACCCGCTAAATAATAACTCGCCAGCACAGCTATTCCTACGGTAATAACCGGTACGGCTGTAGACAGCATACCCACGCTTAATCCTCCAAGTATAACCGTAGCCGGACCGGTAAGCGCGTCTTCGGCTATCGAACGGGTAAAACGATAACGATGAGAAGTAAAATACTCTGTGCTAAGACCGATAATCAAACCGGCTATCAGGCCGGATAAAACCGCGCCGTATACTCCAATATGACCGTCCCGGCCAATTGTGGTTTTAATAATAAAATAGGAAACAACGGCTATAAGTCCCGCGCTGATAAATATCCCTCTTCGTAAAGCAGAGAGCAACACAGCTTGAGAAGCCTCTTTTTGTTTTGCCCTGACAAAGAATATTCCTATAATAGAAGCGATCACGCCTACTCCAGCCATAGCCAGAGGCACACTCACCCCTTTTAATCCCAGGCCGGCAGCTACTGCTAATGCCATAGTAGCAATAATGGAACCGACGTATGATTCGTAAAGATCAGCTCCCATACCTGCTACATCGCCTACATTATCACCAACATTATCGGCAATTACAGCAGGATTTCGAGGGTCATCCTCGGGAATACCGGCTTCGACCTTACCCACTAAATCAGCGCCGATATCCGCGGCCTTGGTAAAAATACCTCCTCCCACCCGCGCGAATAACGCCATGGAAGAGGCGCCCATACCGAAACAAAGCATAGCGCTGGTGATATTCTGAATACGCAGGGCCGGTTCAAGTGAACGATAATACCAGTTAAGAACCCAAAATCCTATGGTAAGATCTATCAAGCCGATAGCTACCACGCTCAAGCCCATTATAGCGCCGCTCCTAAAGGCTATCTGTAAACTGGCATTCAATCCTTTCCTGGCGGCATAGGCAGTTCTGGCGCTGGAATAGGTAGCCATATTCATGCCAATGTAACCGCAAAGCCCGGAAAAAAACCCGCCCATCAAAAAGGCAAAAGGGACAAATATAACTACATACCCCCTGAAAGCCAAAAACAGTAAAATACAAAATACAATTGTAAAAAATATAGCTATAGTCCGGTACTGACGCTTTAGATAAACCCGGGCTCCCTGACGGACAAAAAGAGCAACAGTCTTCATTCGCTCAGTTCCCTCTGGCTGTTTGATAATACGATAAGCAAAATAACCCACAAAACCAAGGGCTAAAAGCGAAGCTACCGGGGGTAACCATAATAAGTTCATTTGAC
The DNA window shown above is from Candidatus Omnitrophota bacterium and carries:
- a CDS encoding nucleotidyltransferase domain-containing protein; this encodes MHKTGYQTKEIIKEYKKALQKLGINVKRVILYGSFARGTQQKDSDIDLVIVSNDFERMKLRKRIELLGIAAARIMKPIEAKGYTPKEVKTATQASFLKEVLVVGVSV
- a CDS encoding sodium-translocating pyrophosphatase gives rise to the protein MNLLWLPPVASLLALGFVGYFAYRIIKQPEGTERMKTVALFVRQGARVYLKRQYRTIAIFFTIVFCILLFLAFRGYVVIFVPFAFLMGGFFSGLCGYIGMNMATYSSARTAYAARKGLNASLQIAFRSGAIMGLSVVAIGLIDLTIGFWVLNWYYRSLEPALRIQNITSAMLCFGMGASSMALFARVGGGIFTKAADIGADLVGKVEAGIPEDDPRNPAVIADNVGDNVGDVAGMGADLYESYVGSIIATMALAVAAGLGLKGVSVPLAMAGVGVIASIIGIFFVRAKQKEASQAVLLSALRRGIFISAGLIAVVSYFIIKTTIGRDGHIGVYGAVLSGLIAGLIIGLSTEYFTSHRYRFTRSIAEDALTGPATVILGGLSVGMLSTAVPVITVGIAVLASYYLAGGTQNFNLGLYGVGISAVGMLSTLGITLASDAYGPVADNAGGNAQMTNQPPEIRERTDALDSLGNTTAATGKGFAIGSAALTALALIAAYRDQVGLLGKSLNLSLMNPHVITGLLIGGMLPFLFCSMLLKAVGRAAGKIVMEVRRQFKQIKGLMEGKADPDYASCVDISTRAAQKEMILPALMAIIAPISIGLLIGVEAQAALLIGALVSGFVLAIMMANSGGAWDNAKKFIEEGSYGGKGSPAHKAVVVGDTVGDPFKDTAGPSLNILIKLMSMVSLVFASFIIRYSLFK